From Primulina tabacum isolate GXHZ01 chromosome 2, ASM2559414v2, whole genome shotgun sequence, one genomic window encodes:
- the LOC142537809 gene encoding uncharacterized protein LOC142537809, whose amino-acid sequence MARKELCDERQLIRRPRSSDRGPRIPKSERYCGFHKDYGHTTDEYHHLSQEIERIIQRDPEMKSILASTGGGHRPPKRTREENDPERRRAPNQRENFQNTNPNIRRAEPREQPPPRGIINMISGGPTDGDSNRARKASSRRLENMEVSNIKTRSGPMISFGPEDMKGVADPHNDDLVIRAMIANYEVARIFVDAGSFVNVLFKEAMDQMDLGEYTVEPISMALFGFTGHAIHPFGVVNLLLFLGSGDTRKTRIVNFVIVDAPHRIMLLWGDQSWPLSWQLPRLYTKRSCSLSEKL is encoded by the exons ATGGCTAGGAAAG AGCTATGTGATGAGCGACAACTCATTCGGAGACCTCGGAGTAGTGACAGAGGACCTCGTATTCCCAAATCAGAAAGGTATTGTGGATTTCACAAGGATTATGGTCATACTACCGATGAGTATCATCATTTGAGTCAAGAAATAGAACGGATCATCCAGAGAGATCCAGAAATGAAATCAATTCTAGCCAGTACAGGTGGTGGACACCGACCCCCTAAGAGAACTCGAGAGGAAAATGATCCTGAAAGGAGAAGAGCTCCGAATCAAagggaaaattttcaaaatactaACCCAAATATACGGAGGGCAGAGCCTCGGGAACAACCACCTCCTCGAGGGATAATCAATATGATATCGGGTGGGCCTACAGATGGAGACTCCAACCGGGCCAGGAAAGCTAGCAGCAGAAGGTTGGAGAACATGGAGGTTAGTAATATTAAAACACGCTCAGGACCCATGATTTCTTTTGGACCCGAGGACATGAAGGGAGTGGCCGACCCGCATAATGATGATTTGGTTATCCGAGCCATGATCGCCAATTATGAGGTAGCTCGTATCTTTGTGGACGCCGGAAGTTTTGTCAATGTTCTGTTTAAAGAGGCAATGGATCAGATGGACTTGGGCGAATATACGGTAGAGCCTATCTCCATGGCTTTGTTTGGATTCACGGGGCATGCGATACACCCCTTTGGAGTCGTCAATCTCCTTCTCTTTTTGGGGAGTGGGGATACTAGAAAGACCCGGATTGTAAACTTCGTGATAGTTGATGCCCCTCATCGTATAATGTTATTATGGGGAGACCAGTCATGGCCGCTTTCATGGCAATTGCCTCGGCTCTACACCAAAAGATCATGTTCACTGTCGGAGAAGCTGTAG
- the LOC142537810 gene encoding uncharacterized protein LOC142537810, which translates to MLKEAHVHQTEPEENLVSSIGTVCGKIGKRDKMASTRSRSGDDNQPTSNMAELVRLITTTEEQVLAQRPDNNPPLGEDHEAQRQEIQSLREEMERLREERNAPPPPPLLARGIPFSAEILAAELPQNFRFPNVGEYDGSGDLEEHLSQFENTALLHQYSDPIMCRVFLTTLVRSSQQWFNLLRPETIKTFQDFGRAFLHQFASSKKHPLTALSLFNVKHQEHESLRDFVKRFNKMVIDVPSATPDILKSAFTQGLRGGDFFKSLVKKPPATFEELLAKA; encoded by the coding sequence ATGCTGAAGGAAGCTCATGTTCATCAGACCGAACCCGAGGAAAATTTGGTATCATCAATTGGCACCGTCTGTGGGAAAATTGGAAAGAGAGATAAGATGGCAAGTACCAGGAGTCGATCGGGAGATGACAATCAACCGACGTCCAACATGGCAGAGCTCGTCCGGCTGATCACTACGACTGAAGAACAAGTCTTGGCACAGAGACCAGACAACAACCCTCCTCTAGGAGAGGATCATGAAGCTCAGAGGCAAGAGATACAAAGTTTAAGGGAGGAGATGGAACGCCTTAGAGAAGAGAGGAATGCACCCCCTCCTCCGCCCCTTCTGGCTCGGGGGATCCCTTTCTCTGCCGAGATATTGGCTGCCGAATtgcctcaaaatttcagattccCTAACGTCGGAGAATACGACGGTTCGGGGGATCTGGAAGAGCATCTGTCCCAGTTCGAGAACACGGCATTATTGCACCAATACTCAGACCCGATCATGTGTAGGGTCTTCTTAACCACTTTGGTCAGGTCATCCCAGCAGTGGTTCAATTTGCTTAGGCCGGAGACCATCAAAACTTTTCAAGACTTCGGAAGAGCTTTTCTCCACCAATTTGCAAGCAGCAAGAAACATCCATTGACGGCTCTGAGTTTGTTCAATGTTAAACATCAAGAGCATGAGAGCCTACGAGATTTTGTTAAGAGGTTCAACAAGATGGTCATCGATGTTCCCTCGGCTACTCCGGATATACTGAAAAGTGCCTTTACACAAGGGCTAAGAGGTGGTGATTTTTTCAAGTCATTGGTAAAAAAGCCCCCAGCTACTTTCGAAGAATTGTTGGCTAAggcataa